ACTCCCTACTTTTCCTGTAGATACGCATATTTTACGGCTATCTCACCGTTGGGGAATCTCTAAAAAGAAAAGCCCTTTAGCAGCAGAGAAAGATCTCGTAGCATTTTTTGGAGACAAAGTTTCTCCTAAGCTCCACCTACAGCTCATCTCCTATGCAAGGAAATTTTGTCCTGCCCTACACCACAAAATCCAACACTGCCCCATATGTTTGCAGATTTCTAAACACACGAAGAAATAAATATGGTTTTGCCTCTCTAAAAACTATAATATTTTCTTGTGCTTTTCTGAGTGAAATTTGTTTGCTTTCTAAGAGAGAGATTTTTTAAACTGTATAAAGCTGTATCATCATCTCATCTAGAAAGTATTAAAAATCATGAAAGCGAAGCATTCCAATGGGACTCATAAATGTGAGCCTTCCTTCTGGTCGATTGGAGGGTCTATTTTTGCCATGTTTTTTGGCGCAGGAAATATTGTGTTTCCTTTGACTCTGGGCTACCATTGTCACGCACACCCATGGTTTGCATGTTTTGGGATGATATTGACCGCTGTGTGCGTCCCACTTCTTGGGCTTCTTAGCACACTTCTCTATTCTGGAGACTATCCCAGCTTCTTCTCCTCCATAGGGAAAGTCCCTGGGATGGTGTTAACCATAGCGATCCTATGTTTAATTGGGCCATTTGGAGGGATTCCTAGGGCTATTGCAATTTCACATTCTACTCTAGCCTCTTTGTCTGACTCTCAAACCTCATTGCTCCCAAGTCTTCCTGTCTTTAGCTTGATTTGCTGTGTATTGATCTATGTGTTTGCTTGTAAACTCAGTCGTTTAATCCAATGGTTAGGCTCTGTATTTTTCCCCGTCATGCTCTTTTCCTTACTGTGGATTATCATTAAGAGCTTTCTTCTTCCTGCTAACCCAAGCACCGAGTTTACTGCTATAACAAGTAGGCAGGCATGGTTTACAGGGTTAATGGAAGGATTTAATACAATGGATCTCTTTGCAGCATTTTTTTTCTGCTCCATCGTGTTAATTTCCTTAAGGCAAATGCAAGCCGAAGAACAACATGGCCAGGATTCTGAGGATGAGGTACCCTTAAACTTCCAGAGAATCAGCAAGAGAAACATACGCGTACTCATTTCTGGCTTTCTCCTTGCTGCCGTGCTACTTAGCTTAACCTATTT
This genomic stretch from Chlamydia pecorum E58 harbors:
- the brnQ gene encoding branched-chain amino acid transport system II carrier protein, producing the protein MKAKHSNGTHKCEPSFWSIGGSIFAMFFGAGNIVFPLTLGYHCHAHPWFACFGMILTAVCVPLLGLLSTLLYSGDYPSFFSSIGKVPGMVLTIAILCLIGPFGGIPRAIAISHSTLASLSDSQTSLLPSLPVFSLICCVLIYVFACKLSRLIQWLGSVFFPVMLFSLLWIIIKSFLLPANPSTEFTAITSRQAWFTGLMEGFNTMDLFAAFFFCSIVLISLRQMQAEEQHGQDSEDEVPLNFQRISKRNIRVLISGFLLAAVLLSLTYLGFALCAARHAGLLAHVSKGQILGRISMIALGPNSILTGTSVFIACLTTEIALVGIVADFCARVIASKKLTYSLAVILTLIPTYLISILNFENISLLILPLLQLCYPALIALTCGSIAYKLWNFRHAQALFYLTLSLTIILRLIS